In Candidatus Protochlamydia phocaeensis, a single genomic region encodes these proteins:
- a CDS encoding lipid-A-disaccharide synthase N-terminal domain-containing protein, whose protein sequence is MEEWRTILYPLGFLSSFAFGARFIVQWLQSERQQRSLVPRSFWYLSLLGNVLLALHSFIQVQYHICVVQACNIVIAWRNLNLMQAKSKQVSFSFVLGLLIAAIALISAAFIVQDFYLLREGHWFRIPTAPWQDQPLTAVSWMWHALGTLAYLLFSSRFWVQWWLAEQAHKSELFVSFWWLSLTGALLSIAYFLHIRDSVNLIGPLIGIVPYIRNLMLIQKQSIPVKNNE, encoded by the coding sequence GTGGAAGAGTGGCGAACAATTCTTTATCCGCTTGGATTTCTATCTTCTTTTGCTTTTGGGGCCCGCTTTATTGTGCAATGGCTGCAAAGTGAGCGCCAGCAAAGGAGCCTTGTCCCCCGCTCTTTTTGGTATTTGTCTTTATTGGGCAATGTCCTACTTGCCCTCCATAGCTTTATCCAAGTCCAATACCATATCTGCGTCGTTCAAGCATGCAATATTGTCATTGCTTGGCGCAATCTCAATTTGATGCAAGCCAAATCCAAGCAAGTCTCTTTTTCTTTCGTGCTAGGACTATTAATCGCGGCCATTGCGCTCATTTCCGCGGCTTTTATCGTTCAAGATTTCTATTTATTGCGCGAGGGGCATTGGTTTCGCATCCCGACTGCTCCCTGGCAGGATCAGCCATTGACTGCCGTCTCCTGGATGTGGCATGCCTTAGGAACGTTGGCCTACCTGCTTTTTTCCAGCCGTTTTTGGGTACAGTGGTGGCTAGCCGAACAAGCTCATAAAAGCGAGCTTTTCGTCTCTTTCTGGTGGTTGAGCCTAACAGGAGCCCTGCTTTCAATTGCCTATTTCCTGCACATTCGCGACAGCGTCAATTTGATTGGCCCCCTTATTGGAATCGTTCCCTATATTCGCAATTTGATGCTCATCCAAAAACAATCCATCCCTGTGAAAAACAATGAGTAA